One genomic region from Candidatus Omnitrophota bacterium encodes:
- a CDS encoding 6-phosphofructokinase, giving the protein MKKVAILTGGGDCPGLNPVIRAVVRKGLQLGYDILGVKNGWKGLIENSTISLDANSTSGILHRGGTILGTSRTNPYKKPEDVKKVIENYKKLKLDALIAVGGEDTLGVANKLNKEGLNVVGVPKTIDNDLNATDFTFGFDTAINIVTECIDRLHTTAESHHRIIICEVMGRHAGWIATYSGIAGGADVILIPEKPIDIKEVCAILNERHKKGKQFSIVVVAEGAQFKEGDMVLQENALDAFGHVRLGGIGNQLAQMIEKQTGFETRATVLGHIQRGGSPTAMDRVLGTRFGVMAMELVHSKKFGNMVSLSGSKIVAVPLSKGVAELKTVDMDLYDVAKVFFG; this is encoded by the coding sequence ATGAAGAAAGTTGCAATATTAACAGGAGGCGGGGATTGCCCCGGGCTTAACCCTGTTATAAGAGCGGTTGTAAGAAAAGGCTTGCAGTTGGGTTATGATATCTTGGGCGTAAAAAACGGCTGGAAGGGTTTGATTGAAAACAGCACAATATCGCTTGATGCCAATAGCACTTCCGGCATATTACATAGAGGCGGCACGATATTAGGCACGAGCAGGACCAATCCCTACAAAAAACCCGAAGACGTTAAAAAGGTCATAGAAAACTATAAAAAATTAAAACTGGATGCTCTTATTGCCGTGGGCGGAGAAGATACGCTGGGCGTAGCTAATAAGCTCAACAAGGAAGGGCTCAATGTCGTGGGCGTGCCGAAAACAATAGATAATGACTTGAATGCCACTGATTTTACTTTTGGCTTTGACACGGCGATTAATATAGTCACGGAATGTATTGACAGGCTCCATACAACGGCCGAAAGCCATCACAGGATAATTATATGCGAAGTTATGGGCCGTCACGCGGGCTGGATAGCCACGTATTCCGGTATAGCCGGCGGCGCCGATGTTATATTAATACCCGAGAAGCCTATTGATATAAAAGAGGTCTGCGCCATACTTAATGAGCGGCACAAGAAAGGCAAACAGTTCAGTATTGTTGTTGTAGCTGAAGGCGCGCAGTTCAAAGAAGGCGATATGGTGCTTCAGGAAAATGCTCTTGATGCCTTTGGCCATGTCAGGCTTGGCGGTATAGGAAACCAGCTTGCCCAGATGATAGAAAAGCAAACAGGTTTTGAGACAAGAGCCACGGTGCTCGGACACATACAAAGAGGAGGATCCCCAACGGCCATGGACAGGGTCTTAGGAACAAGGTTTGGTGTTATGGCCATGGAGCTTGTCCATAGTAAAAAGTTTGGCAATATGGTCAGTTTGAGCGGAAGCAAAATTGTTGCAGTGCCTTTAAGCAAAGGCGTTGCCGAGCTCAAGACCGTTGATATGGACCTCTATGATGTGGCCAAGGTGTTTTTTGGGTAA
- a CDS encoding D-sedoheptulose 7-phosphate isomerase: MADLIKEIIKESIRVKEAVLQKMSKQIKTASGMIAVTLKKGGKVILFGNGGSAADSQHIAAEFVGRFKLERQGLAAVALTTNTSIITSIANDYGYEEIFSRQMEAVGSDDDMVIGISTSGNARNVIAGLLEAKKMGLKTIALTGSGGGEMATIADLALIVPSDNTARIQEAHIVIGHIICELAEQNLFGK, encoded by the coding sequence ATGGCTGATTTAATAAAAGAAATTATTAAGGAGTCCATCAGGGTAAAAGAAGCTGTTTTGCAAAAAATGTCAAAACAGATAAAGACGGCCTCCGGTATGATAGCAGTTACCCTTAAGAAGGGCGGCAAGGTTATATTGTTTGGAAACGGAGGCAGTGCCGCTGATTCGCAGCATATTGCCGCGGAATTTGTGGGCCGCTTTAAACTTGAAAGGCAGGGGTTGGCGGCGGTAGCCCTTACCACCAATACATCTATTATCACGTCTATAGCCAATGATTACGGGTATGAGGAAATATTTTCAAGGCAGATGGAGGCGGTGGGCTCTGATGATGATATGGTTATCGGCATATCAACGAGCGGAAATGCCAGAAACGTTATCGCCGGCCTTTTAGAGGCTAAGAAAATGGGGCTTAAGACCATAGCCTTGACGGGCTCTGGAGGCGGGGAGATGGCGACCATTGCCGATCTGGCATTAATAGTGCCTTCCGATAATACTGCCAGGATACAGGAAGCGCATATAGTAATAGGGCATATCATATGCGAACTTGCCGAGCAGAACCTGTTCGGTAAATAA
- the rfaE2 gene encoding D-glycero-beta-D-manno-heptose 1-phosphate adenylyltransferase: MSDAKIKSAESLKAIIRRLKLQGKKTAFTNGCFDILHYGHIKYLEEAKKNADILIVAVNDDGSVTRLKGLERPICPLKERMGVLAGLSSVDFVTSFSQDTPCDIIKYLRPDIILKGADYKIKEIAGAGFVKSYGGKVQRIRYLKGCSASGIIKRILARYGKLS; the protein is encoded by the coding sequence ATGTCGGATGCAAAGATCAAAAGCGCCGAAAGCTTAAAGGCGATAATAAGGCGGTTAAAACTTCAAGGCAAAAAAACGGCTTTTACGAACGGCTGTTTTGACATATTGCATTATGGGCATATAAAATATCTTGAAGAGGCAAAAAAAAACGCTGATATATTGATAGTTGCCGTAAACGATGACGGCTCGGTAACAAGGTTAAAAGGCCTTGAACGCCCGATATGCCCATTGAAAGAAAGGATGGGTGTTCTGGCTGGTTTGTCAAGCGTGGATTTTGTGACATCTTTCAGCCAGGATACTCCCTGCGACATAATCAAATATTTAAGGCCCGATATCATCTTGAAGGGCGCTGACTATAAGATTAAAGAGATAGCCGGCGCCGGGTTTGTGAAATCCTACGGCGGAAAAGTCCAAAGGATCAGATACCTAAAGGGATGCTCCGCCAGCGGCATAATCAAGCGGATATTGGCCCGTTACGGCAAATTATCGTGA
- a CDS encoding thiamine-phosphate pyrophosphorylase, giving the protein MIDKNVLRIIDANINRAAEGLRVCEDIIRFMFNDAALTKGLKRLRHRVLDIINSSGISRSLLHNSRDAKGDCGSDFSVLENRRSCEGVFFANMQRAKEALRVLEEFLKLYKTSAGRRFKSVRFELYAEEKRLTEKYFK; this is encoded by the coding sequence GTGATTGATAAAAATGTTTTACGTATTATTGACGCCAATATCAATAGGGCCGCCGAAGGCTTGAGGGTCTGTGAGGACATTATACGTTTTATGTTCAATGACGCGGCCTTAACGAAGGGTTTGAAAAGATTAAGGCACCGCGTATTGGATATAATTAATTCTTCCGGCATATCCAGGTCTTTATTGCATAATTCACGAGATGCCAAGGGTGACTGCGGTAGCGATTTTTCCGTTCTTGAAAACAGACGGTCTTGCGAAGGAGTTTTTTTTGCTAATATGCAAAGGGCCAAGGAGGCATTGCGTGTTCTTGAGGAGTTTTTGAAATTATATAAGACTTCAGCCGGCAGGCGTTTTAAATCCGTCAGATTTGAACTTTACGCCGAAGAAAAGAGATTAACGGAAAAATATTTTAAATGA
- the thiC gene encoding phosphomethylpyrimidine synthase ThiC, which yields MTQIERAKKNQITDLVRLAAKREGVSGRFISSGLKNGTIVMPCNKKRRLKSPCAIGAGLRTKINANIGASSYVGSVKEELKKLDICLKYYADTVMDLSTSSDLRSIRNAILARSAIPVGTVPIYETAVNMKAKGLRFSDASLSDILDAIESQAKEGVDFFTIHAGVTRAVINILKKNRRIAGIVSRGGALMADWMSANKKENPLYEHFDRVIAIAKEFDICLSLGDGLRPGSVCDASDKAQIAELKTLGALARQALACGVQVMIEGPGHVPINQIEFNMKMQKRICNNAPFYVLGPLVTDVSPGYDHISSAIGAAMAGYYGADFLCYVTPAEHLSIPTIEDVKEGLIAYKIAAHSADIAKGVKGAMEWDKAISVFRRKRDWKRHIKLSLDPDKADKLHKRFYTRKTDLCTMCGEYCPLKILEDI from the coding sequence ATGACACAGATTGAGCGCGCGAAAAAGAACCAGATAACAGACCTTGTCAGGTTGGCAGCGAAAAGAGAGGGCGTTTCCGGAAGGTTTATTTCCAGCGGCCTTAAAAATGGCACCATTGTAATGCCGTGCAATAAGAAACGCCGCCTTAAGAGTCCCTGCGCCATAGGCGCAGGACTGCGTACAAAGATAAATGCCAATATAGGGGCCTCTTCCTATGTGGGTTCGGTTAAAGAGGAGCTTAAAAAACTGGATATCTGCCTCAAATACTATGCCGACACTGTAATGGATCTTAGCACAAGCTCCGACCTTCGCAGTATACGAAACGCTATCCTTGCCCGGTCCGCCATACCTGTCGGCACCGTGCCTATTTATGAAACCGCAGTGAACATGAAAGCAAAAGGGCTTAGGTTTTCCGACGCTTCTTTAAGCGATATTCTTGATGCTATAGAATCTCAAGCCAAAGAAGGAGTTGATTTTTTTACCATCCATGCCGGGGTCACAAGGGCTGTGATAAATATCCTGAAAAAAAACAGGCGTATCGCCGGTATTGTCAGCAGGGGCGGCGCTTTGATGGCCGATTGGATGTCAGCGAATAAAAAAGAAAACCCTCTTTATGAGCATTTTGACAGGGTTATAGCGATAGCAAAGGAATTTGATATATGCTTAAGTTTAGGTGACGGACTGCGGCCCGGTTCCGTATGCGACGCCTCCGATAAGGCGCAGATCGCGGAATTGAAAACATTAGGCGCTCTGGCCCGGCAAGCCCTCGCTTGCGGCGTCCAGGTCATGATAGAAGGCCCGGGCCATGTCCCCATTAATCAGATTGAGTTTAACATGAAGATGCAGAAAAGGATATGCAACAATGCGCCGTTTTACGTGCTTGGGCCCCTTGTGACCGACGTATCGCCGGGTTATGACCACATATCATCAGCGATAGGCGCCGCTATGGCAGGTTATTATGGAGCTGATTTTCTTTGCTATGTAACTCCGGCCGAGCATCTAAGTATTCCTACGATTGAGGATGTCAAAGAGGGCCTGATAGCTTATAAGATTGCCGCTCATAGCGCTGATATTGCCAAAGGGGTAAAAGGGGCCATGGAATGGGACAAGGCGATATCTGTTTTCCGCAGGAAGAGAGACTGGAAAAGGCATATAAAATTATCTCTTGATCCCGATAAAGCGGATAAGCTCCATAAGAGGTTTTATACCAGGAAGACGGACTTATGTACTATGTGCGGAGAATATTGCCCGCTTAAGATATTGGAGGATATTTGA
- a CDS encoding PfkB family carbohydrate kinase yields the protein MAIVVIGTVAIDNVTTPYGRNKNAPGGSATYFSLSASYFAGVKLVAVVGDDFPGKYLNLFRKKNIDTEGLEAMPGKSFRWEGAYDKDLDGARTIATHLNLLNSFDPKIPNSYKNESVLFLANIDPELQLSVLAQTKARLVAADTMNFWIKNKPKALLKVLKKLDMLFINEHEARQLTLENNLLKAGRKIISLGAGRVIIKKGSNGSFFISENCSFSCPAFPMENVIDPTGAGDTFAGGVLGYLARENRFNDSAVKRSLAYGSVMASFAVEDYDVKSLGSQDKTAISARYKFFIKSCSF from the coding sequence ATGGCTATTGTGGTAATAGGGACAGTAGCTATTGATAATGTCACAACGCCTTATGGCAGGAATAAAAATGCCCCTGGAGGGTCTGCGACTTATTTTTCACTGTCCGCGTCTTATTTTGCGGGAGTGAAACTGGTAGCTGTTGTCGGAGATGATTTCCCCGGTAAATATTTGAATCTTTTCCGAAAAAAGAATATTGATACCGAAGGGTTAGAAGCAATGCCCGGCAAAAGCTTCAGGTGGGAGGGCGCCTATGACAAAGACCTTGATGGAGCAAGGACCATAGCGACCCACTTAAACCTTCTCAATAGTTTTGACCCGAAAATACCCAATTCCTATAAAAATGAAAGCGTTCTTTTTTTGGCAAATATTGATCCGGAACTTCAATTGTCCGTATTGGCACAGACGAAGGCAAGGTTGGTTGCCGCTGATACCATGAATTTTTGGATAAAGAATAAACCTAAAGCCCTGCTGAAAGTTTTGAAGAAGCTTGATATGTTGTTTATCAACGAACACGAGGCGCGCCAGCTTACATTGGAAAACAACTTGCTCAAAGCCGGCCGAAAGATCATTTCATTAGGCGCCGGCAGGGTCATAATAAAAAAGGGCTCTAACGGGTCATTTTTCATATCGGAAAATTGCTCATTTTCATGCCCAGCATTTCCTATGGAAAATGTGATAGATCCAACCGGCGCGGGCGATACATTTGCGGGAGGGGTCCTGGGTTATCTTGCCAGAGAGAACAGGTTTAATGATTCCGCGGTCAAAAGGTCGCTTGCTTACGGCAGTGTCATGGCTTCGTTTGCCGTTGAGGACTATGATGTCAAAAGCCTCGGCAGTCAGGATAAGACGGCAATATCGGCAAGATACAAGTTTTTTATCAAGAGTTGTTCTTTTTAA
- a CDS encoding LysM peptidoglycan-binding domain-containing M23 family metallopeptidase, with amino-acid sequence MSFEKFMLNNISAFIFISILCSGCASTSSSGRTLSSLELYPSGIYHTAARNETLWSIAKAYDVDINCIVDANGINNPSLIRQGQDIFIPGAKKHITASPVVSPGRVSKTGYVWPVYGGVISYFGSIANHVKNKGIDIAADHNSPVVASRAGRVVFSDDKVKGMGKTLIIDHGDGYSTLYAYNTENLVCSGENVRQSQVIARSGCSARSRRPSLHFQVRKGHEPVNPYYYLP; translated from the coding sequence ATGTCGTTTGAAAAATTTATGCTGAATAATATTTCTGCGTTCATATTCATTTCAATATTATGCAGTGGATGCGCTTCAACAAGTTCTTCAGGGCGCACACTGTCTTCTTTGGAATTGTATCCAAGCGGCATATATCATACCGCAGCCAGGAACGAAACATTGTGGAGTATCGCTAAGGCGTATGATGTTGATATAAACTGTATTGTTGATGCCAACGGAATCAATAACCCTTCGCTTATTAGGCAGGGCCAGGATATATTTATACCGGGCGCTAAAAAGCATATTACGGCTTCACCTGTTGTTTCTCCCGGCCGCGTCAGTAAGACGGGTTATGTATGGCCTGTCTATGGCGGCGTGATATCGTATTTTGGCTCAATTGCAAACCATGTGAAGAATAAAGGTATTGATATAGCCGCAGACCATAATAGCCCTGTCGTGGCCTCCCGCGCCGGCAGGGTTGTATTTTCTGACGATAAAGTCAAGGGTATGGGCAAGACGCTTATCATAGACCATGGTGACGGTTACTCCACCCTTTACGCTTACAATACGGAAAATCTTGTATGTTCAGGAGAAAATGTCCGGCAGAGTCAGGTGATAGCCAGGTCCGGATGCTCGGCCAGATCCAGACGACCGAGCCTGCACTTTCAGGTACGCAAAGGCCATGAACCCGTAAACCCTTATTATTATTTGCCATGA
- a CDS encoding ATP-binding protein, producing MKHYTEPVIGREFFAREDILSNLEKSAHNLKMGYRQNISIIGTSLIGKSSLLLNFLNRLSADRDILPVYVDLHSGGTKDFIANFIKSAFYNALKKRAVIIQSADIDGILAASRCAFPKSCDLAERIFALAGEGNIDDAFSEVWDIPAFLSAESGCFIVIVVDEFDRFAYFGIDRPYQILGRKIMVQQKTLFVFSSSASVSAKKILDQKLSLLFGGFKIIDIGPFNTAQSKDFILTMTKGIKIPKTLVDFIVLFTGGHPFYLSIIIDKIRFANTCGAGSITAKTLSSIISEQLFSPAGLFNQFFHETVKRAAPAESDISVMDVLRTFVKTGCFSEILNRNTVSASQLCAIVDNFMELGFMQKSGSLYAITDPMFRVWVEVKSNPRNLCFDFVPRQEWDDCPAQIENRIAVFRSEQQKSIGSRVVELLRLFDNDQFFIDERVRLLPRIEQIGLKKRQGYDMLKARTMKKACVFALFYKIIDEEAVMEIAQTLREDKTGRPKVVLIAYWGIEPAARLLAKQRLFCVWDKPDISRLFNFYKGYNYLIA from the coding sequence ATGAAACATTATACCGAACCGGTCATAGGCAGGGAATTTTTCGCCAGAGAAGATATCTTATCCAATCTTGAGAAAAGCGCGCATAATCTTAAGATGGGTTATAGGCAGAATATCTCTATTATTGGCACGAGCCTTATTGGAAAGAGTTCCCTACTGCTCAATTTTTTAAACAGATTAAGTGCTGACAGGGACATATTGCCGGTATACGTTGACCTGCATTCAGGCGGCACGAAGGATTTTATAGCGAATTTTATAAAAAGCGCTTTTTACAACGCGCTTAAAAAACGAGCTGTTATAATTCAGTCCGCGGATATTGACGGCATACTTGCCGCATCCAGATGCGCATTCCCCAAGAGTTGCGACCTGGCGGAGAGGATATTTGCTCTTGCCGGTGAGGGTAATATTGACGACGCTTTTTCGGAGGTATGGGATATCCCGGCTTTTTTATCCGCCGAGTCAGGTTGTTTTATCGTAATAGTCGTGGATGAGTTTGACCGTTTCGCCTATTTCGGAATTGACAGGCCGTATCAAATACTTGGCCGCAAGATAATGGTCCAGCAGAAGACACTTTTTGTGTTTTCAAGTTCAGCCTCCGTCAGCGCCAAAAAGATATTAGATCAAAAACTCTCACTTCTCTTTGGCGGATTTAAGATAATTGACATAGGCCCTTTTAACACGGCCCAGTCCAAAGACTTTATCCTTACCATGACCAAGGGCATAAAGATACCTAAAACCTTAGTGGATTTTATTGTTTTATTTACCGGAGGCCATCCGTTTTATTTAAGCATAATTATTGATAAAATACGTTTTGCCAATACCTGCGGAGCTGGCAGTATAACGGCCAAAACCTTAAGCAGTATTATTTCCGAACAACTTTTTTCCCCGGCCGGACTTTTTAATCAGTTCTTTCATGAGACTGTAAAAAGAGCCGCTCCGGCAGAGTCGGATATCAGCGTCATGGATGTATTAAGGACATTTGTCAAGACCGGATGTTTCTCAGAGATCTTGAACAGAAACACAGTCTCCGCTTCGCAACTCTGCGCTATTGTTGATAATTTTATGGAATTGGGTTTTATGCAGAAAAGCGGCAGTCTCTACGCTATAACAGACCCGATGTTCAGGGTGTGGGTTGAGGTCAAATCAAACCCGCGTAATCTTTGTTTTGATTTTGTGCCCAGACAGGAATGGGACGATTGCCCGGCACAGATTGAAAACAGGATAGCGGTTTTTAGGTCTGAACAACAAAAGAGCATCGGCAGCAGGGTCGTAGAGTTATTGCGCTTATTTGATAATGACCAGTTTTTTATTGACGAGAGAGTTCGTTTATTGCCGAGGATTGAACAGATCGGCCTGAAAAAACGTCAAGGGTATGATATGCTTAAGGCCAGGACCATGAAAAAAGCCTGCGTGTTTGCCTTGTTTTATAAAATAATAGACGAAGAAGCTGTCATGGAAATAGCGCAGACTCTTAGAGAGGACAAAACCGGCAGGCCGAAAGTTGTTTTGATAGCGTATTGGGGCATAGAGCCTGCCGCGCGGCTTTTGGCAAAGCAAAGATTGTTTTGCGTTTGGGACAAACCGGACATCTCCAGGTTATTTAATTTTTATAAAGGTTATAATTATCTTATAGCTTGA
- a CDS encoding YfcE family phosphodiesterase, translating to MDNSGILKVAVLSDTHMPANAPALPAPLTEALKGADFILHAGDFTEEYVITELEKIAPLICVAGNMDSPAIKRKYPVKRIVNIGNFRLGLIHGCGAPDKVIDYAMEIFKGENLDCIVHGHSHIPAIESIGNALYVCPGSPTDQVFAPYNSYIVLELGSQINPKIIRL from the coding sequence ATGGACAATTCAGGCATATTGAAAGTAGCGGTATTATCGGATACGCACATGCCGGCGAATGCGCCGGCTTTACCCGCGCCTTTAACCGAGGCGCTTAAAGGCGCTGACTTTATATTGCATGCCGGTGATTTTACAGAGGAATATGTTATCACAGAGCTTGAAAAAATTGCTCCTCTTATCTGCGTAGCCGGTAACATGGATTCGCCCGCGATAAAAAGAAAATATCCTGTAAAAAGAATAGTCAACATAGGCAATTTCAGGCTGGGCCTTATCCACGGCTGCGGGGCCCCCGACAAGGTCATAGATTATGCTATGGAAATATTTAAGGGCGAAAATCTTGACTGCATTGTGCACGGGCACTCGCATATTCCGGCTATTGAAAGTATCGGTAACGCGCTGTATGTATGCCCCGGCAGTCCTACGGATCAGGTATTCGCGCCTTACAATTCATATATCGTGCTTGAGCTCGGAAGCCAGATTAACCCTAAAATAATAAGGCTTTGA
- a CDS encoding thymidylate synthase, whose protein sequence is MTVKGIPIILVEKETLPEAWEEAVIRTWQEGVSVRTEYDKPNDPLSRDCTMVIVVNAPFKEPRIHRAFPGGLDSLEVYRQEVVYGIHDHWIAPEEGKWTYTYHQRLFSYKSESGFIDQMDYIVEKLSKNGHSRRAQAITWDPELDVSTDDPPCLQRVWFRVTEDKGELLLNMNTHWRSRDGFKAAFMNMFALTDLQRIIAEKISDKTGNKIGLGRYADITDSFHIYGSYYDSFEGFLQLTRKRDFSQRVWESGFAQPFFDEARAKIERERGIT, encoded by the coding sequence ATGACCGTAAAAGGCATACCAATAATACTGGTTGAAAAGGAAACTCTTCCCGAAGCGTGGGAAGAGGCTGTTATCAGGACATGGCAGGAGGGCGTTTCCGTCAGGACAGAGTATGATAAGCCGAATGATCCGTTGAGCAGAGATTGCACAATGGTGATTGTCGTCAACGCCCCATTTAAGGAGCCGCGTATACACAGGGCTTTCCCGGGAGGGCTTGACAGCCTTGAAGTCTATCGCCAAGAGGTTGTTTACGGCATACACGACCATTGGATAGCGCCGGAAGAAGGCAAGTGGACATATACCTATCATCAAAGGCTTTTTTCATATAAAAGCGAAAGCGGTTTTATTGATCAAATGGATTATATAGTTGAGAAATTAAGCAAAAACGGCCATTCCCGCAGGGCCCAGGCCATCACATGGGATCCTGAATTGGATGTATCAACAGACGATCCGCCGTGCTTGCAGAGGGTGTGGTTCAGGGTAACGGAAGATAAAGGGGAGCTTCTTCTTAATATGAATACGCATTGGCGTTCAAGGGACGGTTTCAAGGCGGCTTTTATGAATATGTTCGCTTTGACGGACCTGCAAAGGATTATTGCCGAGAAAATATCGGACAAAACCGGTAATAAGATAGGCCTCGGCCGTTACGCGGACATAACCGACAGTTTTCATATTTACGGCAGTTATTATGACAGTTTTGAAGGATTTCTCCAGCTGACGCGAAAACGCGATTTTAGCCAAAGGGTATGGGAGAGCGGTTTTGCCCAGCCTTTTTTTGATGAAGCCCGCGCGAAAATTGAACGTGAAAGAGGTATTACATGA
- a CDS encoding HIT domain-containing protein, translated as MKKIWAPWRSKFICAGRQKKACIFCRAAISKDHKKNLIVDSSRYSFSMLNLYPYNNGHMMVAPKSHKPGLEQLSPAELTDIMGLLKKTIALLRKTLFPEGFNIGINTGKAAGAGFPGHLHIHVVPRWTGDTNFMPVSSDTKVISESLEALYCRLRKNVKKS; from the coding sequence ATGAAAAAGATATGGGCCCCGTGGAGAAGCAAGTTTATATGCGCCGGCAGGCAAAAAAAAGCCTGTATCTTCTGCCGCGCGGCGATATCAAAGGATCATAAAAAAAATCTTATTGTGGACAGTTCAAGATATTCTTTCTCCATGCTCAATCTTTATCCCTATAATAATGGCCATATGATGGTTGCCCCAAAATCCCACAAACCAGGTCTTGAACAGCTTTCCCCCGCAGAACTTACGGACATTATGGGATTATTGAAAAAGACAATAGCCCTTCTGCGAAAGACGCTTTTCCCCGAAGGTTTTAATATAGGCATAAATACAGGCAAGGCCGCGGGCGCGGGCTTTCCGGGGCATTTGCACATACACGTAGTGCCGAGGTGGACGGGGGACACGAATTTTATGCCTGTCTCGTCTGATACCAAGGTGATATCCGAATCTCTTGAAGCGCTTTATTGCAGATTGAGGAAGAATGTCAAAAAAAGCTGA
- a CDS encoding deoxyguanosinetriphosphate triphosphohydrolase, whose translation MSKKADITVLSESRLAPYAASYATSRGRRHKEDEHRYRYFYQRDRERIIHTTAFRRLEYKTQVFVNHEGDYYRTRLTHTIEVSQIARTIARALSLNEDLTEAIALAHDLGHTPFGHSGEETLDRLMKDCGGFDHNIQSLRVVDVLEQRYPDFEGLNLTFEVREGIVRHNSSFDNPPVKEEFACSPMPTLEAQVVDLSDEIAYYSHDIDDGLRSRILSEQAISELEICKSVNFNVKGQDSYTQSEQKRYQLAKGIINAFVSDLVDNTNTRISKFNISTYEKARQCPEKIVQFSAPINRQRAELRDFLFENFYRHYRVMRMANKAKFFIEKLFELYCDNPVLLPGIYAKKAMDQALRRAVICDYIAGMTDRYALDEYKKLFQPYERV comes from the coding sequence ATGTCAAAAAAAGCTGATATAACGGTTTTATCAGAAAGCCGCCTTGCCCCCTATGCCGCTAGTTACGCGACGAGCAGAGGCAGGCGGCATAAAGAGGACGAGCACAGATACAGGTATTTTTATCAGAGAGACCGCGAACGGATAATACATACCACAGCTTTCAGGCGCCTTGAATATAAAACGCAGGTTTTTGTAAACCATGAGGGCGATTATTACCGCACAAGGCTTACGCATACTATTGAGGTCTCTCAAATAGCCAGGACAATAGCCCGCGCGCTTTCTCTTAATGAAGACCTTACTGAAGCCATCGCTTTAGCCCATGATCTCGGACATACGCCTTTTGGCCATTCGGGCGAGGAGACCTTAGACCGGCTTATGAAAGACTGCGGCGGTTTTGATCACAATATACAGAGCCTAAGGGTGGTTGACGTCCTTGAACAGAGATACCCTGATTTTGAAGGTTTAAACCTTACGTTTGAAGTCCGCGAAGGTATTGTAAGGCATAATAGTTCGTTTGATAATCCGCCGGTGAAAGAAGAGTTCGCCTGTTCGCCCATGCCTACCCTGGAAGCGCAGGTAGTTGATCTGTCTGACGAGATAGCATATTACAGCCACGATATAGATGACGGCCTGCGCAGCAGGATATTGTCCGAACAGGCTATTTCAGAACTGGAGATATGCAAGTCGGTAAACTTTAACGTAAAAGGCCAGGACTCTTACACGCAAAGCGAACAGAAGAGATACCAATTAGCCAAGGGTATTATCAACGCATTCGTGTCTGATCTTGTTGATAACACAAACACCCGCATAAGTAAGTTTAATATATCCACCTACGAAAAGGCCAGGCAGTGCCCTGAAAAGATAGTGCAGTTTTCGGCGCCCATAAACAGGCAAAGGGCCGAGTTGAGGGATTTTCTCTTTGAAAATTTTTACAGGCATTACCGTGTTATGCGCATGGCAAACAAGGCAAAATTTTTTATTGAAAAATTATTTGAGCTTTATTGCGACAATCCGGTACTTCTGCCCGGTATATACGCGAAAAAGGCTATGGATCAGGCCTTACGGCGCGCGGTGATATGCGATTATATAGCCGGCATGACGGACAGATACGCTCTTGACGAGTATAAGAAGCTTTTTCAGCCATATGAGAGGGTGTGA